A region from the Melioribacter roseus P3M-2 genome encodes:
- the cas7i gene encoding type I-B CRISPR-associated protein Cas7/Cst2/DevR produces the protein MKNITLTMIFEGSALNRDEKVGGNILSIKKMNVNGEIKSYIGKPAIRHYLFETLQKAFSDNWDGAKLTGQGQVVQFDIAEDDILSKSELDAFGYMYTISGDNSITRKSPVGITKAISTYPYEQDLAFYANHDLVGRAIKQGNSVKPNPYNKEEHTSLYKFSVTLDAKKIGEDIWIMKNKPTESQNFLNIEIASPKSIILENVESKEDENGDIFYEIQVQKQNRKIIINGNEIIVDYDLMKKSKIKKSEDMKLNFIPAIVKVSQKEDKEKLKKEQQKASNGFEITDYEENEDEKTYAFSVSRKPIYSSSDKTLTLELGAVKSFEIKNKNGNEYEIERGIIKIESISSNGPFKITFSLKDDEKQKRIKNILEVLKNGLYAQSSGEANTIVPLFIIAGGVKIPSPIFHSYIDVKKEEGKFKIIGIKDCLSNGWIDGQVYIKDCERIPVDIQDGKVTKDWDTFINSLNNKEEDKNASTTN, from the coding sequence ATGAAAAATATAACATTAACAATGATTTTTGAAGGTTCGGCATTGAACCGCGACGAAAAAGTTGGCGGAAATATCCTTTCGATTAAAAAAATGAATGTAAACGGCGAAATCAAATCGTACATAGGGAAACCGGCTATCAGGCATTATTTGTTTGAAACATTACAAAAAGCTTTTTCTGATAATTGGGATGGAGCGAAGCTAACAGGTCAAGGACAAGTTGTTCAGTTTGATATTGCAGAAGATGATATTTTATCAAAATCAGAACTAGATGCATTTGGCTATATGTACACAATTAGTGGAGATAATTCTATTACAAGAAAAAGTCCTGTGGGTATCACAAAAGCTATTTCTACATATCCCTATGAACAAGATCTTGCCTTTTATGCAAATCACGATTTAGTAGGCAGAGCGATAAAACAAGGAAACAGCGTTAAACCAAATCCTTATAATAAAGAAGAACATACCTCTCTTTATAAATTTAGTGTAACGCTTGATGCAAAAAAAATTGGAGAAGATATATGGATTATGAAAAATAAGCCAACCGAATCTCAAAACTTTTTAAATATCGAAATTGCTTCTCCTAAATCAATTATTCTTGAAAATGTTGAGAGCAAAGAAGATGAAAATGGTGATATTTTCTATGAGATTCAGGTTCAAAAACAAAACAGAAAGATAATTATTAATGGGAATGAAATAATCGTTGATTATGATTTAATGAAAAAAAGTAAAATTAAAAAGTCCGAAGACATGAAGTTAAACTTTATCCCGGCAATCGTAAAAGTTTCTCAAAAAGAGGATAAAGAAAAACTAAAAAAGGAACAGCAAAAAGCTTCTAACGGTTTTGAAATAACCGACTATGAAGAGAATGAAGATGAAAAAACTTATGCTTTCTCTGTATCAAGAAAGCCAATCTATTCCAGTAGCGATAAAACTTTAACTTTAGAATTAGGAGCTGTAAAATCTTTCGAGATAAAAAACAAAAATGGGAATGAATATGAAATAGAGAGAGGAATAATTAAAATTGAGAGCATATCATCTAACGGACCTTTTAAAATAACTTTTTCATTGAAAGACGATGAAAAACAAAAAAGAATTAAAAATATTCTTGAGGTGCTCAAAAATGGTCTTTACGCCCAATCCAGTGGCGAAGCTAATACAATTGTTCCATTATTTATTATTGCAGGCGGTGTAAAAATCCCTTCCCCCATTTTTCATTCTTATATTGACGTTAAAAAAGAAGAAGGCAAATTCAAAATAATCGGCATTAAAGATTGTTTGAGTAACGGATGGATAGATGGTCAAGTATACATAAAAGATTGCGAAAGAATTCCGGTAGATATTCAAGATGGAAAAGTAACTAAAGATTGGGATACATTTATTAATAGCCTCAATAATAAAGAAGAGGACAAAAATGCATCTACTACGAATTAA
- the cas5b gene encoding type I-B CRISPR-associated protein Cas5b, producing the protein MHLLRIKIYQPNAHYRLPFAYQRRHTYPLPPYSTVIGFLINAMGIWDQRDSFYKEGIRELKISLAGKFDSKITEYIWFRNMSKKAHFGRFSYLENRENNGTVEHPGGQSPMRIDVLNDVHLLIYLGHEDIDVLKRIREEISNPINRLEILHLGRAEDWIVLEEEPKLIDDSQIAYERYGGNFKYFFWIPRKFYIRENESWCLISDDEFANYDGLMYNLPTFSTIEGYEKNYNRHGKRTFEYVRTKLNDGLIIGQRLMIDKELNLPFFLGDLNDRN; encoded by the coding sequence ATGCATCTACTACGAATTAAAATTTATCAACCAAATGCACATTATAGACTGCCTTTTGCGTATCAAAGGAGGCATACTTACCCATTGCCTCCTTATTCAACAGTAATCGGTTTTCTAATAAATGCGATGGGAATTTGGGATCAAAGGGATTCTTTCTACAAAGAAGGGATTAGAGAATTAAAAATATCACTTGCAGGAAAATTTGACAGCAAGATAACCGAATACATTTGGTTCAGGAATATGAGCAAGAAGGCTCATTTTGGTAGATTTAGTTATCTTGAAAATAGAGAAAACAATGGAACTGTTGAACATCCCGGCGGACAATCTCCGATGAGGATAGATGTGTTAAACGATGTTCATTTGCTGATATATTTAGGACACGAAGACATTGATGTGTTGAAAAGAATAAGAGAAGAAATTTCTAATCCTATAAATAGATTGGAAATCCTTCATCTCGGACGTGCCGAAGACTGGATTGTTTTAGAAGAAGAACCAAAATTAATTGATGATTCACAAATAGCTTACGAACGATACGGCGGTAACTTTAAATATTTCTTTTGGATACCTCGGAAATTCTATATACGCGAAAATGAAAGTTGGTGCCTAATTAGCGATGATGAATTTGCTAACTATGACGGACTAATGTATAATTTACCAACATTCAGTACTATTGAAGGTTACGAGAAAAACTATAACAGGCATGGCAAAAGAACCTTTGAGTATGTGAGAACAAAATTAAATGACGGATTAATTATCGGTCAAAGACTGATGATTGATAAAGAATTAAACTTACCATTTTTTTTAGGTGATCTAAATGACAGAAACTAA
- a CDS encoding CRISPR-associated helicase/endonuclease Cas3 translates to MTETNYKIWAKSPSGDNEKGISLYQHIKDVLDNLDKIKPYINDDKIYELVKLSVLLHDLGKALPYFQIRSVGNKGYEPFEVSANIPHSIFSLFLINKKKLKDLVEELVRQKADEYTQFVLSAVAYHHWRNNFEEVVRYSNRDLDKLLNSDRLQEIEKNLKEDLQDLFNGRIDLIEFNKIMAKEILNGAQIQNYAIPPYNLYWLPMRVSYEEVNLIHWVKIAGFLMRCDHFASFCESENNYDYQIEIPGLEYSLIIERIIAGIQEKLGKGAVINLWQAGLVEKDNLGDKNVILIAPTGSGKTEFAYIWSKGEKTFYTLPLRSAVNQIYDRSIKLFGEDKTGLLHSDADVYLLGDGNESENIDSYSLSRQLSYPFMVSTGDQFFPYALRPPSYERIYATFSYSRLVIDEVQAYDPKAAAIVVKYLEHIYKMGGKFLLVTATMPSFIKEELKSRIKKDNEGSPDFELVDYYKQNDIYAQLKKHKLTFIKEENKEKEYRFSDKLIKDIIAKAKENDGHRVLVVVNTVKLAIDTFNKIKKIIERENDIYIELLHSRLTYEKRREKEKRIEEEFSNPKPENEHKPKIVVATQVVEASLDLDADILFTELAPMDSLVQRMGRVLRRYKNDSPTSLDKPNVFITVFENGVESGGYRVYSDDLIGITMKLLSSDTNELANWCDDKYKKKDWRSAKTIDLFFKTIKKMQANDLLLSEAKKRELVEKLYNKDLFAVSGSYISDFYKTLDILDAGFMAERKEEAHRIFREISSITVIPKILLDDIKNELYDFFSKNDGKKNLYINFKKEILNKYVLNVPFNKWKYDTIRFREDIRLSYWLEFSENNFTGYQLNVLKKWCKNIFIVETEYDDEKGVNSYEFTEYSSFI, encoded by the coding sequence ATGACAGAAACTAATTATAAAATATGGGCTAAAAGTCCATCGGGAGATAACGAAAAAGGAATTTCGCTTTACCAGCATATTAAGGATGTTCTAGATAATCTTGACAAAATAAAACCATACATCAATGATGATAAAATTTATGAGCTCGTAAAATTGTCTGTACTGTTACATGATTTAGGCAAAGCGTTGCCATATTTTCAAATTAGAAGTGTCGGCAACAAGGGGTATGAACCCTTTGAAGTATCTGCCAATATCCCGCATTCAATCTTTTCATTATTCTTGATTAATAAAAAGAAATTGAAAGACTTAGTTGAAGAGTTAGTTCGGCAAAAAGCAGATGAGTATACTCAATTTGTATTATCTGCCGTTGCTTATCATCATTGGCGTAATAATTTTGAAGAGGTAGTGCGTTATTCAAACCGTGATCTAGACAAGTTATTAAATTCCGATCGATTACAAGAGATTGAAAAAAATTTAAAAGAAGATTTACAAGATTTATTTAACGGCAGAATTGATTTAATAGAGTTCAATAAAATTATGGCAAAGGAAATTTTGAATGGCGCACAAATTCAAAATTATGCCATCCCGCCATATAATTTATATTGGTTGCCGATGCGTGTTTCTTATGAAGAAGTAAATCTGATACATTGGGTTAAAATTGCCGGCTTCTTAATGCGTTGTGATCATTTTGCTTCTTTTTGTGAAAGTGAAAATAATTATGATTACCAAATTGAAATTCCGGGATTAGAATATTCTTTGATAATAGAAAGAATTATAGCGGGTATTCAAGAAAAATTAGGTAAAGGCGCTGTTATAAATTTATGGCAAGCCGGTTTAGTTGAAAAAGATAATCTTGGTGACAAAAATGTTATACTCATCGCGCCCACAGGAAGCGGTAAAACCGAATTCGCTTATATCTGGTCGAAGGGCGAAAAAACATTTTATACGTTGCCATTGCGTTCAGCGGTAAATCAAATATACGACCGTTCAATTAAACTATTTGGTGAAGATAAAACCGGCTTGTTACATTCCGATGCCGATGTTTACTTGCTTGGCGACGGTAATGAATCTGAAAATATTGACTCATATAGCTTATCCCGACAATTAAGTTATCCTTTTATGGTTTCGACCGGCGACCAGTTTTTCCCTTATGCATTGAGACCACCATCTTACGAAAGAATCTATGCAACATTCTCTTATTCCCGTTTGGTTATTGATGAGGTTCAAGCTTATGATCCAAAAGCTGCCGCTATTGTCGTAAAATATCTTGAGCACATTTATAAAATGGGTGGTAAGTTTTTGTTAGTTACGGCAACAATGCCTTCATTTATAAAAGAAGAGTTAAAAAGTAGAATTAAAAAAGATAATGAAGGTTCGCCGGATTTTGAGCTGGTCGATTATTATAAACAAAATGATATTTATGCACAACTAAAAAAACATAAATTAACTTTTATAAAAGAAGAAAACAAAGAGAAAGAATACCGATTTTCAGATAAATTAATAAAAGACATTATTGCAAAAGCTAAAGAAAATGATGGTCACAGAGTACTTGTTGTTGTAAACACCGTAAAACTTGCAATTGACACATTTAACAAGATCAAAAAGATAATTGAAAGAGAAAATGACATTTATATTGAATTGCTCCATTCAAGACTGACTTATGAAAAACGTCGAGAAAAAGAAAAAAGAATTGAGGAAGAATTTTCAAACCCAAAACCAGAAAACGAACATAAACCCAAAATAGTTGTAGCTACGCAAGTTGTAGAAGCATCATTAGATTTAGATGCAGACATTCTTTTTACAGAACTCGCTCCAATGGATTCGTTGGTGCAAAGAATGGGGAGAGTATTACGCCGTTACAAAAATGATTCCCCGACATCTTTAGACAAACCAAATGTTTTCATTACAGTTTTTGAAAATGGCGTAGAATCGGGAGGTTATAGAGTCTATTCTGATGATTTAATAGGAATTACAATGAAATTATTATCCTCTGATACAAATGAATTGGCGAATTGGTGTGATGATAAATATAAAAAGAAAGATTGGCGCAGCGCCAAAACGATCGATCTTTTTTTCAAGACAATTAAAAAAATGCAAGCCAATGATTTATTATTATCCGAGGCAAAGAAAAGGGAATTGGTAGAAAAATTATATAATAAAGATTTGTTTGCTGTGTCTGGTAGTTATATCTCGGATTTTTACAAAACTCTCGATATACTTGATGCAGGTTTTATGGCTGAAAGAAAGGAAGAGGCGCATCGTATCTTTAGGGAAATTTCGAGCATTACGGTGATTCCTAAAATACTTTTAGATGATATTAAAAATGAATTGTATGATTTCTTTTCAAAGAACGATGGGAAGAAAAATCTTTATATCAATTTTAAAAAGGAAATATTAAATAAATATGTTCTAAATGTTCCATTCAACAAGTGGAAATATGATACTATTAGATTTAGGGAAGACATAAGACTCAGCTATTGGCTGGAATTTAGTGAAAATAATTTTACCGGATATCAACTAAATGTATTAAAAAAATGGTGTAAAAATATTTTTATTGTTGAGACGGAATATGATGATGAAAAAGGAGTAAACTCTTATGAATTTACTGAGTATAGTTCGTTTATATAA
- a CDS encoding Cas8a1 family CRISPR/Cas system-associated protein, producing the protein MSEEKKMITLYPSNWLYNAGVVGIIRVFKALDYDIYNAMKDDGTFLLDLNYISNGKKLEINGYKISEFGLRWLLESWEEVAPRDENEDKNKIKRAWGILFNVYYRGFFNANTNLFYSSSKKSKALIEQFEEFISSFSTSQPAVTKCTFCLREANATLKNTFTSEHSKLLGAASGDKGVPNSFWNMNKENSIAVCDYCSFILLSNHLSRIRLNDNTEIFINAPSFKIMYELNKLAKEVYGNKDNYERKTKREILAMSLVEYSNKINTSLGVWTEMNIEIVTKRNDFIEFFTLPYNVIKIITDRSISSILADLGEHRIYSRIIDEKYYDLIDLAQRLLKLSTKESLSANDISIINALLYQRKNKSNLVSTANKILKLYSLIEDKLKGN; encoded by the coding sequence ATGAGCGAAGAAAAAAAGATGATAACATTATATCCTTCTAATTGGCTGTATAATGCGGGAGTAGTGGGAATTATCAGGGTGTTTAAAGCACTGGATTATGATATTTATAATGCAATGAAAGACGATGGTACATTTTTGCTTGACCTTAATTACATAAGTAACGGTAAAAAGCTCGAGATAAATGGTTATAAAATTTCAGAATTTGGTCTTCGCTGGTTACTAGAGAGCTGGGAAGAAGTCGCGCCGAGAGATGAAAACGAAGATAAAAATAAGATAAAAAGAGCATGGGGAATATTATTTAACGTATACTATAGAGGTTTTTTTAACGCTAATACAAATTTATTTTATAGTTCGTCTAAGAAGTCAAAAGCTCTTATCGAACAATTCGAAGAATTTATTTCTTCATTTTCTACATCACAGCCCGCAGTAACAAAGTGTACATTTTGTTTAAGAGAAGCAAATGCGACTCTTAAAAATACTTTTACCTCTGAGCATTCAAAATTATTAGGCGCAGCCAGTGGAGATAAAGGGGTGCCCAATTCTTTTTGGAATATGAACAAAGAAAATAGCATAGCAGTATGTGATTATTGTTCGTTTATACTCTTAAGCAACCATCTTTCCAGAATCAGACTCAATGATAACACTGAAATATTCATTAATGCACCTTCATTTAAAATAATGTACGAGCTTAACAAACTCGCTAAAGAAGTTTATGGGAATAAGGATAACTATGAACGGAAAACAAAACGAGAAATACTCGCTATGTCCTTAGTGGAATATTCCAATAAAATTAATACTTCATTAGGTGTTTGGACAGAAATGAACATAGAGATAGTAACAAAAAGAAACGACTTTATAGAATTCTTCACTCTCCCTTATAATGTTATAAAGATTATCACAGATAGAAGCATTTCTTCAATATTAGCTGACTTAGGGGAACATCGAATTTACAGCAGAATTATTGATGAAAAATATTATGATCTAATAGACTTGGCACAACGATTATTAAAGCTTTCGACTAAAGAATCACTTTCTGCAAACGATATTAGCATTATTAATGCTCTATTGTATCAGCGAAAAAATAAAAGCAACTTAGTTTCAACCGCAAACAAGATTCTGAAGTTGTATTCATTAATAGAAGATAAACTAAAAGGAAATTAG